Below is a window of Eschrichtius robustus isolate mEscRob2 chromosome 13, mEscRob2.pri, whole genome shotgun sequence DNA.
gagaaaaattgaaaacagtctAACAGTCTAATAAAGAAagcatttagggcttccctggtggcgcagtggttgagaatctgcctgccaatgcaggggacacgggttcgagccctggtctgggaagatcccacatgccacggagcaactgggccggtgagccacagttgctgagcctgtgtgtctggagcctgtgctccgcaacaagagaggccgcgatagtgaagaggcccgtgcaccgcgatgaggagtggcccccgcttaccgcaactagagaaagccctcgcacagaaacgaagacccaacacagccaaaaataaaaaaatataaaaataaataaataaataaaaaacattaaaaaaaaaaaaagaaagcatttaaattgttacaaatttaatgcaataaCACACAACCACTAACAGACATGTTTGTGAGGAGTATTTAAGACTATGGAAAAATGGTCACAGAAGTGAAAAAAACAAGATGTGAACCTTTCTGCAGTATGATAACCAATTTTTTTATAGGTAGTGAAAAGTAaagctaaagaaacaaaaaaataaaatattattaattcttCAATAATAGAGACAGTACATTTCTAGTAACTACCACACCTAAATGATACCAAATAAGCAAAATCTCTTTGTAAACGCTAAATACATATTTAGTAGTTGTTGATTAACCAGGGTGATTCATTGCATCTTATGCATGATAACAGAGTTTACTGTATGAGATTTAATATTATTATCTCTTGGATGTTTTTAATAGTATCATCACACAGAGTTGTACAAACATCAACACTCTGGCAGATCTTGCTGATGTACTGGAGGGAGTATATGTTGATCACAAATAGACCAAATATCTGAAGTCAATGCAgaatggaaacacacacacatacagttatCTTTACAACAGCATCCACATGAAAGGCCTTGTGCCCATTTTAGCCTAAGTATATTTTTACTGATAGTCTCCATATTTCATGTCAGCAACAAAGCTGGAGAGCCTGATTTTCCTGCAGGTCCAAAACAATCCAAATTTTCAGGGGCGCTAATATACTATTTCACCTTCTGGGagcagaaagaaagcaagaactgCCATTGACTTTTGGGAAATATAGGGCTCTACTAATCCAAACATGACTCCTGGGGTCTCAATCCCATGTTTGAAATAAGCAAACCCAAATACCCATATTACACCTAAGAGGCACAAATTAAAAGTTATCTAGCAGACCTGGATCCCTAGCATATAACATAAGCCTGTATTAAGCCTCAAAGCTTTTGGAAGGGGAAGAAGTAATGGAAAATTGTGCCATCTTTCATTCAAGATTTCCTCCATACATACCTATATTTCGCCAAAACTTTGAAAAGGTCTCCACTTGTTTATGACATCCCTTCTTTTTTGTAGCAGGTAAGTCCAGTCCCTTTTCTTGCTGAAGGGTTTTAGTTTTTAGCATATCATATTCTAAATTCTTATTTATCAAAAGTTGTTCTTTTAAGTAGCTCTCATTTTGCATAACATGGTACTTCTGACTGAGGTTCTGTAGAATTTCCTCCTGTTGATGTTTTTCTTGAATATactgaaaaactaaaattaatagtatagacacaatttttaaagtactcATAATGTTTAAATGTTGAACTTTaggacaggagaaaaaaaatctcactttgaCAACCAACCCATTTCATTCCTTTAATTAGTAGTTTTACATTTAGAAAGTAACACCTCAATAACTTGACCATATAAATTGAAACATCAAATTTCTCACTATAAGCCACCTAAGTGTagaataaataaagcatgatTTCTGAATAAAATTATGATGGTAACATCTAACCACTCAGTTCAGTTTCTAAGTTAGCACAACATTTACAAATCGGTACCAAAGGACAAACCAGTCAACATTTAGCAACACATCTTCTGAGTACGAAAATCTGCACTAAACAACATGAAGAAATAGCACCATTATCCTTGGAGCAGATGGAATATCTATAGGAGAAAAGTGAGGAAGATCCAAATAAGTAATTTTGTCTGAGTGCAACATATTGGTAATTTTCCCTAAAGATGTCAAGGAGCtcaaataaaagataaaaggttGAATTCAAGGTCATCTAGCATCCATGCATAGAATCACTCTTTTTACTAAatcatttctttattatatatttagaaaaaattaagaGTAAGTCATAATTTCTTTTGAACAGTTGTTTCTCAAAGAATGTGTATCTGAGATTCACAGTGATCTAAACTTAGAAGGTGGAATACAATAGTAGTTCCCCCTTATCTGTGGTTTCATTTTCCACGGTTTTAGTTACCCTGTCAACCGCAATCTGAAaatgttaaatggaaaattccagaaataagtaattcataagttttaaattgcatgccattctgagtagtgtgatgaaatctcgTGCCATCCCTCTTGTCCTCCCCAGGAAGGGGAATCATTCCTTTGTCGAGCGTATCCTGCCCTTGTCAGTCACTTAGTAGCCATTATCAGATGACTCTCGAGGTATGCGGTGCTTGTACTCAAGTAacccttatttcacttaataatgGTCCAaaagcacaagagtagtgatgctggcaattcagatattCTCTTACGGTgcctaaattataaattaaactttatcataggtatgtatgaataggaaaaaacatagtatatacagGGTTCAGTGCTATCTGcaatttcaggcatccactgggggtcttagaAAGTATCTCCCGTGGAAAAGGGGTCTACTGTACTAAGTCCTGTATCAGAAGGAATGTTACCATGTCTCATACAGAATGGGACAGCTCATTACAGcttcagagatattggaataggtaaataaaatgaaaatgacactGTGATTATGTCTGGGGAAAAATCACTAAGAAAGAACCACCTGGAACATTCTCTGATTACAGCCATGGAATAATTGATGGAGCATGGTTAATACCTACTCAGTTAGTGGTTATTTCTATGACTAAGACTTGAAGGATGTATTTCAATTACTCACTCTTTGTCCCCAACACTGCGGTTGTCACCAATAGAAGTAAACAGAGGGTCCCAAGAGTCACTGCAATGCCACACCAGGGCACTGAAGACTCTttaaataaagaaggaagaaaatgatcaTTAGGGATACAGCCTGACCCACTAATCATCTTAACCTGAACACCATTAGAAACATAGAAACAATCGTCTctgaaaattttacaaaaatacatTGTACaaactgttttaatttgcaatctaGTAATTATAGTTTTAAAGTTTCAGATTTCTGACTTACAGTCACCCATTTTAGAAATCCTACACACAAGAACAGTcttgtaagattttttaaatgcattcctTACAAAAGCTCAGATGGCAATAAACACAATACACATGTGAGAATCCACAGTGACATGCATACTTCTTGCTATGATCACAACCAAtaatgaagaggaaggaaaaagcagTCAATATTCTTGAGAAACTGGTAGCCAATAGTGGGTATTCTGAAGCTGCAAATGTGACTGGGGCCTATCCCTGAAGAACTTTCTAGAAATcgacttttccttctttttcttcaattttgtttttttctctagcAGTGCTCCATTTTTCCTCCTACTTTTAAGGTCCTCTATATCTGAAAATTGTATCTCTAATGGACACTAcattaaaacagtaaaaatttaTTCTCAATTTAGAGTTTGTGACACTATTTGAAGGTACAGAGAGAGAACGGAAAAATTAGAATGCCCCTTTTGATTTGAACATTTTTGTTTCCTCATTGCCATTaagttttggtaaatatttaagaCACCTGAAATACCTTTTGTCTAAATAAAAACATTGTTTCTAAcgcatatttttcatttcttcaacattCTGTAAGACTTTTATTTCTCTAGGATctgcaatgttttctttttttttttttttaaggtttttttaaaattaatttatttattttggctgcgggctctctccagttgcagcgagtgggaacCATTCCGccttggggtgcacgggcttctcactgcggtggcctctctctttgcagagcacgggctccaggcgccaggcttcaggagttgtggctcacaggctccagggcgcaggCCCAgcatttgtggcacacaggcccagttgctccgcggcatgtgggatcctcccggaccagggctcgaacctgtgtcccctgcactggcaagcagattctcaaccactgcaccacccgggaagCCGGGAAGCCCCTGCAATGTTATCTTGAGACTCTAGTctgtcttttacttttaaaatcctcacgagggaattccctggcagtccagtggttaggactccacgcctccactgctgggggcccaggttccatccctggtcggggaactaagatccggcaagcCTTTTGGtccgaccaaaaaaaaaaaaaagtcctcatgAATTTCTCTTGACCAAATTTGAATGAAAACATTctattggaacttccctggtggcgcagtggttaagaatccacctgccaatgcaggggacacggattcgagccctggtctgggaagatcccacatgctgtggagcaactaagcccgtgcgccacaactactgagcctgcactctagagcccgcgagccacatctactgaagcccactactgaagcctacgtgcctagagcccgtgctccgcaacaagagaagccaccgcaatgagaagccctcgcacggcaacaaagagtagcccccgctcgctgcaaccagagaaagcctacgcacagcaacgaagacccaacatagccaaaaatagataagtttattttttaaaaaaattctattaccTTCTCAAATTTAGAAGAATTAATTTCTCCATtctcacaaaattaaaaacaaaaaagatattaaagacCATTATGGTTTCATATTACCAAGAACCTAGAATATAGATAGGaactttttatttctaatgtCAGAAGTTTGACAATTCATAAGAGATGGGTGAATTTAGACGCTTCAAACATCTACCTTTTCCGTCAGTCTTGCCAGGGCTTTGAGTACTACCAGGCCTTAATCTGTTTTGTGACTCCGTAGGTGACCGAAGAAATCTCAGGACAGAATAAGTCACTTCTTGATCACTCATCTCTAAAGTAAAAAGATGTATGTATTTTGCATTAAAACTTTGTAACAGAATGATTTCTatccaaagaaaaattaaaaggttaGTCTATAGAAACACACCAGGATTaagatggatgtgtgtgtgtctgtgtgtgtgtgtggacgtgTGTTTATTAACTCCTTCAAGTGCCTAAAGCATGTAGACTGAGCCTGATttatataagaaatgaaaaactttCAGTATTTTTGCTAAAGTCATTTGTACTCCTAGTAACTACAGCCATGATTattagaaaataaggaaagaatttttttaaatttaccaataGATTAAATAGGCTGGGTCCTATTCAGTTCAGCTCAAAATGTtcaacatacatatatacatatgttagaCAAAGTGATTCCATCCCAAATTACTGAGACACTTTTAAAACTattaattcaaaaaacaaaaattctattTTGGGGGGattctgaaaaaatataaatatcttggcttaaaacatatatatatacatatatgtgtgtattcagGACTACATATCAGTAGTAAAAAGTTCTTACAAGGATTTGAATAGTAAGTCAATGTCAGTTTGAGATAATTATTTCTTGACCCGAATAGATAAATACATTGCATTGTTCTTTTCAACTATAACATGACTCTACCACAGTGTTCCCCAACGTGTATCCCATACACCAGCTGCAAAAAAATTACTGAGGGTTAACACTGAAAATTGGTTAACATTTCAGATTCCAATGTCTCGTGGGAGATGTGCTGAGTAAAAATCTCTCAGGTTAGATCCCAGACACCTGTATTTTTAATCCCCAATGATTATGTGTATATTAAAAGTTTAGAAATAATCTTCTAGTTGCCAGAGAAGCctatgtgaaaataaaatttgtcAGTAGGTAGTCTTTAGTTAATATCCATAAAGGGTTCAATCTATTAGTAgatatcaatataaaaaattattaaatagtagatattttaaatataccttGCTTCTTATATTAATCACTATGAAAAGGTGCTAtccaagaaacaggaaatatggAAAACATATGGCACATGTAActatattctttaaatttttttaatttctaaaagttcCTGAACTTGATTATTCACATTTTCCCTAATTTCCTAAGGAAAATGAGTCTTTTCTATTATAGAACCCTCTACGATTGATGAGATAATATGTAAATCATGAGACCCGAATAAAAAGTAATCCCCTAAAtccctctgctttattttgataacacaaagcaaaaatcataacatattttaaaaacagaaaaaaaccttcCATGAATGCTGAACTAGTTTTCACATCCTTTAGCGTTAATGCAGTTCTAACCCAATCAATAAAGAATGCTTTCCTATCCATTCCATATTCATGCCAagtcatttataataaaatgcaatattcctagaatctttttttccctagaaTCTTTTCTTTATAAGTCAGACAAATGAGATATTCAGGTACAAAGATCTGAGGGAATAAAAGCAAATGTTACCTGTATTTGTGCCATGCAGCGAGGCAGGCAGAGAAAGCTGACCCAAAAATTAGGTGAGAGAAGTTGGCCTTTCCAACCCCAGATCCCTTGGGTGCGTGAGTGGCTTGAAAGATGGAAGGCAGAAATGAACTGTCTCTGAATGATACTCCAACTCAAAATTTTCTGCCCCTCCTCTTGACCAAAGTGATAAAAGGAAATTGTATGATAAAAGCTGATGTTGACGAGAAAGGAAAACTGGTCATGAGCCATATCTTCCTCCTTTTCAGCCAACCAACCACTTGGGTACTCTGCAGAATAGCATTCGAAATCTACATTGGAGGACTGAAAAACTAAAGGAACACAGCTTTGGTGGAAACAAGAAGTAAGATCTTTAACAAAAACTAGCATACTTAAAAGAAACTACTAGTAAAAACTACTGATTAAAATGTACACGCATAAATATAGAGACATCTACACAAGAAATATTATGACTAAACAAATAACCTGTCTCTTAGAAACCTTCTCTTATAGATtgctatttgaaaaaaattttttcttttcccattgatgTTTAATGCAGATAAATGTattttagaaagtattttaaaacatccATAATTCCACTATAAAATTTTGGCGTATATGTTTCTAGTTTTTTATCCGTATGTTTACTATCAAAGTCGGTGTCATTCCACACACAATGCTTTTGATCTATTATTTTCTAAgtgtttcttcatttaaaaatattcatctaaaatgttattttaaaaacaattgtaTAGTTTTTATCCATATAGATTATACCATAATGTATTTAGGCAATCCCATActgctggacatttaggttgtttccaattttttgtgaatataaaaaaaatttgtcctgtactttcaaatatttccttaggaaaaaaattttaaacaagaaaTTATGGGGCCAAGGGATATATACATTAAAGAACTTTGATATGTATTACCAAATGCCCTCCAGAAAAGTTGTTCCTATTTATACAACACTAGTGTGAAAGTGTTcacatttgatatttttaagagaTACTGGTGAATTATTCTTCTACTTGAGTTTCATCCATGAATCTTACCTCACAT
It encodes the following:
- the LOC137775031 gene encoding killer cell lectin-like receptor 2; this translates as MSDQEVTYSVLRFLRSPTESQNRLRPGSTQSPGKTDGKESSVPWCGIAVTLGTLCLLLLVTTAVLGTKIFQYIQEKHQQEEILQNLSQKYHVMQNESYLKEQLLINKNLEYDMLKTKTLQQEKGLDLPATKKKGCHKQVETFSKFWRNIGKLNEGHWCCTGVNCYSFTTESKDWKGCKQTCQSYNSSLLKIDDKEELTLLQSQTYRSSYWIGLSFNERESKWKWIDNGISSGLNLAIMTSSSGRGECAFLTSTRIANIDCSNTYNCICEKRIDCFK